One Paenarthrobacter aurescens TC1 DNA window includes the following coding sequences:
- a CDS encoding putative protein of unknown function (DUF503) (identified by match to protein family HMM PF04456): MWIGWIEFDVLLGDVHSLKEKRSLVRPLVAELKRRFDVSAAETGLQDQHRRALVGAAVVAPDHAHLQQVLDAVERFVAARPEFELLSARQRELHSED, translated from the coding sequence ATGTGGATCGGTTGGATTGAGTTCGACGTCCTCTTGGGCGATGTCCATAGCCTGAAGGAGAAGCGCTCGCTCGTACGGCCCTTGGTGGCCGAACTGAAGCGGCGCTTCGATGTTTCTGCTGCGGAAACCGGGCTTCAGGACCAGCACCGACGGGCGCTGGTTGGCGCCGCTGTGGTGGCACCGGACCACGCGCATCTTCAGCAAGTGCTCGACGCCGTTGAACGGTTCGTGGCTGCCCGGCCTGAGTTTGAGCTGCTCAGCGCACGGCAGCGGGAGCTGCACAGCGAGGACTAA
- a CDS encoding putative 4-hydroxyphenylacetate 3-monooxygenase (identified by match to protein family HMM PF03241) has product MRTGKEYLKSLNDGRSVILDGEVVGNVLEHPAFANVARTMAELFDIAADPENGMQFHSEEIDGPANRTFAAPRTQEELVLRRQAIEKWAKHTHGWVGRSPDHVGTFFAAFGSHPDVFKNDERDFAGNVERYYKKILSENLYLSYAIIPPQVSRATTASGWEGEYLQVGVVRETEEGIIVRGSQMLATGAAIADEVFVTCIKPLGPDDVDFAVSFAIPVATDGLKLYCRRPFAPAATSDFDYPLTSHYDEPDALVVFDDVLIPWDRVFINRNIDTLRRQFFDTGAHALGNWQAQIRFSTKLKFIASVARKVTQVNGTDKIPGVQEKLGELAAIVQSVESAVLAAEYTATTDDAGMRVPGKSALYGAMGLQSETYPRVISILRDVVGGGVLQLPSSIADMTSSVTRPDMERYVQSPGVTSEERVKLFKLAWDIIGSEFAGRHQQYEMFYAGAPFVVRGAYTYRNYGYDALVAELDTFLGSYSIASATESEGI; this is encoded by the coding sequence ATGAGGACCGGAAAAGAGTACCTGAAGTCCCTGAACGATGGCCGGTCGGTGATCCTCGACGGCGAGGTTGTCGGCAACGTCCTGGAACACCCGGCCTTCGCGAACGTTGCCCGGACCATGGCCGAGCTGTTCGACATCGCAGCTGATCCCGAGAATGGAATGCAGTTCCATTCCGAGGAAATCGACGGGCCTGCCAACCGCACGTTCGCAGCTCCCCGCACGCAGGAAGAGTTGGTCCTGCGCCGTCAGGCGATCGAGAAGTGGGCCAAGCACACGCACGGCTGGGTGGGCCGCAGCCCGGACCATGTTGGTACCTTCTTCGCCGCCTTCGGCTCCCACCCGGACGTCTTCAAGAACGACGAGCGGGACTTCGCCGGCAACGTGGAGCGGTACTACAAGAAGATCCTCTCCGAGAACCTGTACCTTTCCTACGCGATCATTCCCCCGCAGGTCTCGCGCGCAACCACAGCGTCCGGTTGGGAAGGCGAATACCTTCAGGTCGGCGTCGTGCGGGAAACCGAGGAGGGCATTATTGTCCGCGGTTCCCAGATGCTCGCCACAGGTGCCGCGATCGCCGACGAAGTCTTTGTCACCTGCATCAAGCCGCTTGGCCCGGACGACGTTGACTTCGCGGTCAGCTTCGCCATCCCTGTGGCCACCGACGGCCTGAAGCTCTACTGCCGCCGCCCGTTCGCGCCCGCCGCAACCAGCGACTTCGACTACCCGCTCACCAGCCACTACGACGAGCCCGACGCCTTGGTTGTGTTCGACGACGTGCTCATCCCATGGGACCGCGTGTTCATCAACCGGAACATCGACACCCTCCGCCGCCAATTCTTCGACACCGGCGCCCATGCCCTGGGTAACTGGCAGGCACAAATCCGGTTCTCCACCAAGCTGAAGTTCATCGCGTCGGTGGCCCGCAAGGTCACTCAGGTGAACGGCACGGACAAGATCCCCGGCGTCCAGGAGAAGCTGGGCGAGCTCGCCGCAATTGTGCAGTCGGTTGAATCGGCCGTCCTCGCCGCCGAATACACGGCAACAACGGACGACGCCGGCATGCGCGTTCCGGGGAAGAGCGCACTGTACGGGGCAATGGGCTTACAGTCCGAGACGTACCCCCGCGTGATCTCGATCCTCCGCGACGTGGTGGGTGGCGGCGTCCTGCAGCTGCCGTCCAGCATCGCCGACATGACCAGCAGCGTGACCCGCCCGGACATGGAACGCTACGTCCAGTCCCCCGGCGTTACCAGCGAGGAGCGCGTGAAGCTCTTCAAGCTTGCCTGGGACATCATCGGTTCCGAATTCGCCGGACGCCACCAGCAGTACGAAATGTTCTACGCCGGTGCACCGTTCGTGGTCCGAGGCGCCTACACGTACCGCAACTACGGCTACGACGCCCTGGTGGCAGAGCTGGACACCTTCCTGGGGTCCTACAGCATCGCGAGCGCCACCGAATCGGAAGGGATCTGA
- a CDS encoding hydrolase, carbon-nitrogen family (identified by match to protein family HMM PF00795), with product MKIALVQVASPDSETREDRIDRVEAILRGINGAELIVLPELWSAGYFHFDEYEALAETLTGPTVSMCSRVAADLGVYLHLGSIIEAGQDGQLSNTSILLGPDGSVVHTYRKIHVFGYKSKEASLLTAGSSLPVVPLPFGSVAGITCYDLRFPGLWMELSTRGAEIVIVPAAWPAARREHWRLLTTARALEHQIFVIACNAAGTQEGVALGGHSRVVDPSGTVLAEADSDEAVLMVDIDPLQVDAVRSEFPVIGDRLPAYNTLTV from the coding sequence ATGAAAATCGCACTCGTCCAGGTGGCCAGCCCGGATTCCGAAACCCGCGAGGACCGGATTGATCGTGTCGAAGCGATTCTCCGCGGGATCAACGGCGCCGAACTCATCGTGCTCCCTGAACTCTGGAGCGCCGGCTACTTCCACTTCGACGAGTACGAGGCATTGGCCGAAACGCTTACCGGTCCCACCGTCTCCATGTGCTCACGGGTAGCGGCGGATCTGGGCGTATACCTCCACCTCGGCAGCATCATCGAAGCCGGCCAGGACGGGCAGCTCAGCAACACCTCCATCCTGCTGGGGCCGGACGGCAGCGTGGTCCACACCTACCGGAAGATCCACGTGTTCGGCTACAAGTCCAAGGAAGCCAGCCTGCTCACAGCCGGATCCTCGCTTCCCGTGGTTCCTTTGCCGTTCGGATCCGTTGCCGGCATCACTTGCTACGACCTCCGCTTCCCGGGCCTGTGGATGGAGCTGAGCACACGCGGTGCGGAGATCGTCATAGTCCCCGCGGCCTGGCCGGCAGCCCGACGGGAACACTGGCGCCTGCTCACCACTGCCCGGGCGCTGGAGCACCAGATCTTCGTGATCGCGTGCAACGCCGCAGGAACCCAGGAAGGTGTGGCACTTGGCGGGCACAGCAGGGTGGTGGACCCATCCGGCACTGTCCTCGCCGAAGCGGACTCCGACGAGGCCGTCTTGATGGTGGACATCGATCCCCTGCAAGTGGACGCCGTCCGCAGCGAATTCCCTGTCATCGGAGACCGGCTCCCCGCCTACAACACACTCACCGTTTAG
- a CDS encoding putative ABC-type sugar transport system, permease component (identified by match to protein family HMM PF00528), with amino-acid sequence MTTKVSTPEMKSLHFQPRTPATTTGDKVVGAVSHTALTIWTLIVILPLLWTVMSSFKTSSEIFASPFALPAEWKLDNYTKAWSEAGIGSAFLNSVLVVAVALVIVMVLGAMCAYVLARYTFPGSRAIYYLMLAGLTFPIFLAMVPLFFVLKNMGLLNTLPGLILVYVGFALPFTVFFLFSFFKSLPHEITEAAALDGAGEWRTFFQVMLPMAKPGLASVAIFNFLGLWNQFLIPVSINAAGPRVLSQELAAFAGQMGYAVDFGALFAAVTVTVVPVLIVYIIFQRQLQGSVSQGTSK; translated from the coding sequence ATGACAACCAAAGTCTCAACACCGGAAATGAAGTCACTGCATTTCCAGCCGCGCACCCCGGCAACAACCACGGGCGACAAAGTGGTGGGCGCGGTGTCGCACACGGCGCTGACCATTTGGACGCTGATCGTGATCCTTCCGCTGCTGTGGACGGTCATGTCATCGTTCAAGACCTCCAGCGAGATCTTTGCCTCACCGTTCGCCTTGCCGGCCGAATGGAAGCTGGATAACTACACCAAGGCTTGGAGCGAGGCCGGCATCGGATCTGCCTTCCTCAACTCCGTGCTGGTTGTGGCGGTGGCATTGGTGATCGTCATGGTCCTCGGCGCCATGTGTGCTTACGTTCTGGCCCGCTACACATTCCCGGGGAGCAGAGCGATTTACTACCTGATGCTCGCCGGCCTGACCTTCCCGATCTTCCTGGCCATGGTGCCGTTGTTCTTCGTCCTGAAGAACATGGGCCTCCTGAACACCCTGCCGGGTCTCATCTTGGTGTACGTGGGCTTCGCGCTTCCGTTCACGGTGTTCTTCCTGTTCTCCTTCTTCAAGTCGCTGCCTCACGAAATCACCGAAGCAGCAGCCTTGGACGGAGCAGGGGAGTGGCGGACGTTCTTCCAGGTCATGTTGCCGATGGCAAAGCCGGGCCTCGCTTCGGTTGCCATCTTCAACTTCCTGGGCCTGTGGAACCAGTTCCTCATTCCGGTGTCCATCAACGCCGCCGGTCCTCGCGTCCTGTCCCAAGAGCTCGCGGCCTTCGCTGGACAGATGGGTTACGCAGTGGACTTCGGCGCGCTCTTTGCAGCAGTTACGGTCACTGTGGTGCCGGTGCTGATTGTGTACATCATTTTCCAGCGCCAGCTGCAGGGTTCCGTATCGCAGGGCACCTCCAAGTAG
- a CDS encoding hypothetical protein (identified by Glimmer2; putative) has translation MSTDVQSMMDRLGPAASLAHYTIENYPDGSWCIYNLGGEVKLWFRQENDWFVLSESERDRDERIFFAGADLWDMELVLVYRLANRHRRRMGNPLLVPTSVPVTSDQTAKDFELGRNQYGAWVLRNSATGSAWLGRMITLTEFSHFAGLAPWQLWDVMTEQAQSSFSTVN, from the coding sequence ATGAGTACTGATGTCCAGTCAATGATGGACCGGCTTGGCCCTGCCGCCTCTTTGGCCCACTACACCATCGAGAATTATCCCGACGGCTCGTGGTGCATTTACAACCTCGGCGGCGAGGTGAAGCTCTGGTTTCGGCAGGAAAACGACTGGTTTGTCTTGTCCGAATCTGAAAGAGACCGCGATGAACGGATCTTTTTCGCGGGCGCTGACTTATGGGACATGGAGCTGGTACTTGTGTACAGGCTGGCGAACCGACATCGCCGACGTATGGGCAACCCGTTGCTGGTGCCAACGTCCGTGCCCGTGACTTCCGATCAAACTGCCAAGGATTTTGAACTGGGTAGGAACCAGTATGGCGCCTGGGTTCTCCGCAATTCCGCAACAGGATCGGCTTGGCTGGGTCGAATGATCACGCTGACGGAATTTTCGCATTTCGCAGGGCTGGCACCTTGGCAGCTCTGGGATGTCATGACCGAACAAGCACAGTCATCCTTCAGCACCGTTAACTGA
- a CDS encoding putative major facilitator superfamily (MFS) transporter (identified by match to protein family HMM PF00083; match to protein family HMM PF07690) has protein sequence MTELKKAELRQQKHSSLPVVAASSLAGTAVEWYDFFLYGTAAALVFNKLYFPTDDPLVGTMLALGTFAAGFLARPIGAIVLGHLGDKHGRRATLVASLMLMGVATTLIAFIPSYAAIGLAAPLLLLLLRLIQGFALGGEWGGAVLLVSEHSNESTRRAFWASWPNMGPPLGNLMAAGVLAILAATMPESEFLAWGWRIAFGLSALLVVIGLILRLYVQETPLFKEAQRKREAEGNKERKMPLTILFRRNWREILIATGSRMGENAGFYIYSLFIITYVTQIMGLQRQTGLTAVMIGQGVAVVAIPILAIYADKVGRKPILIGASIATMVWAFAFFFLLNTGQVWGIIAAAVGGLLIFAAYSSVIGAFFSELFPTDVRYSGTSVSYNLASLIAGSLSPIIALALYSAFGTGYAIGIYLAAMGLISMVSVMFAKETKGLKLSDLDEPTSKEKEQA, from the coding sequence ATGACCGAATTGAAGAAAGCAGAACTGAGGCAACAGAAGCACTCAAGCCTGCCCGTGGTGGCCGCTTCAAGCCTGGCCGGCACCGCGGTGGAATGGTATGACTTCTTTCTCTACGGCACCGCCGCCGCATTGGTATTCAACAAGCTCTACTTCCCCACCGACGATCCTTTGGTGGGCACCATGCTGGCACTCGGAACGTTCGCGGCCGGCTTCCTGGCCCGCCCCATCGGGGCCATAGTGCTGGGCCATCTCGGCGACAAGCACGGCCGCCGCGCAACCCTGGTGGCCAGCCTGATGCTCATGGGCGTAGCCACCACCCTCATTGCCTTCATTCCCTCCTACGCTGCCATCGGCCTTGCAGCACCCTTGCTCCTCCTCCTGCTCCGCCTGATTCAGGGGTTTGCGCTTGGCGGCGAGTGGGGCGGAGCCGTTCTCCTCGTCTCGGAGCACAGCAACGAGAGCACCCGTCGTGCCTTCTGGGCTTCCTGGCCCAATATGGGACCGCCCCTCGGCAACCTGATGGCCGCCGGCGTCCTGGCCATCCTCGCCGCCACCATGCCGGAGAGCGAGTTCCTGGCGTGGGGTTGGCGCATCGCGTTCGGATTGTCTGCCCTGCTGGTGGTCATTGGCCTCATCCTGCGGCTCTACGTGCAGGAAACCCCTCTGTTCAAGGAAGCACAGCGGAAGCGCGAAGCCGAAGGCAACAAGGAACGGAAGATGCCGCTGACCATCCTGTTCCGCCGCAACTGGCGCGAAATCCTCATCGCCACCGGCAGCAGGATGGGCGAGAACGCGGGTTTTTACATCTACTCGCTGTTCATCATCACCTACGTCACCCAAATCATGGGACTGCAGAGGCAGACAGGCCTTACCGCCGTCATGATCGGCCAAGGCGTGGCCGTCGTCGCCATTCCCATCCTGGCGATCTACGCGGACAAGGTAGGCAGGAAACCCATCCTCATTGGCGCCTCGATTGCCACCATGGTGTGGGCCTTCGCGTTCTTCTTCCTCCTGAACACGGGCCAAGTGTGGGGCATCATCGCCGCAGCCGTCGGAGGCCTGTTGATCTTCGCGGCCTACAGCTCGGTGATCGGCGCCTTCTTCTCGGAACTCTTCCCCACGGACGTCCGGTACAGCGGTACCTCGGTGTCCTACAACCTGGCGTCGCTGATCGCCGGTTCCTTGTCCCCGATCATCGCCCTGGCACTCTACAGCGCTTTCGGAACCGGCTATGCGATCGGCATCTACCTCGCCGCCATGGGCTTGATCTCCATGGTTTCGGTGATGTTCGCCAAGGAAACCAAGGGCCTAAAGCTGAGCGATTTGGACGAGCCGACCAGCAAAGAGAAGGAACAAGCATGA
- a CDS encoding nitrilotriacetate monooxygenase component b (identified by match to protein family HMM PF01613) gives MSLAPAFTIPDAMGMRRAMGRFLTGVAVVTTQHEDEQYGMTISSLTSISLEPPILMISLNFGTRTGEALMESGKFAVSILGAKQESVARRFAVRGGDRFGDGDFDITDNGLPVIKGALAQADCTVVQQYDVGDHQVFFGQVTTCRDRDGEVLAFKAGRFGSFSDFGHAEIPWMF, from the coding sequence ATGAGCCTGGCACCAGCCTTCACCATCCCCGACGCCATGGGGATGCGCCGCGCTATGGGCCGCTTCCTCACGGGCGTCGCCGTGGTCACCACCCAGCATGAGGACGAGCAATATGGGATGACCATCAGCTCGCTGACCTCCATCAGCTTGGAGCCTCCCATCCTGATGATTTCGCTGAACTTCGGTACCCGGACCGGCGAAGCCCTGATGGAGAGCGGCAAGTTCGCTGTGTCCATCCTCGGCGCCAAGCAGGAGTCGGTGGCACGGCGGTTCGCAGTCCGCGGCGGCGACCGCTTCGGCGACGGAGACTTCGACATCACCGACAACGGCCTTCCCGTGATCAAGGGCGCCCTCGCCCAGGCGGACTGCACCGTTGTGCAGCAGTACGACGTCGGCGATCACCAGGTCTTCTTCGGCCAGGTCACCACGTGCCGGGACAGGGACGGCGAAGTGCTGGCGTTCAAGGCGGGCCGGTTCGGCTCGTTCAGCGACTTCGGCCATGCGGAGATCCCCTGGATGTTCTGA
- a CDS encoding transcription regulator, GntR-family (identified by match to protein family HMM PF00392; match to protein family HMM PF07729) has translation MIQMTPAAQSQPEVAYQWMKSFISALPREEETFLNEAVLAKTTGTSRTPVREALLRLEAEGFVKRIPHKGAFVPPISDPDVRAILQARSVVEKWAVSALESMLDAQIDAFQRVIDQQQEAKDDPARFIELDTEFHTLMVRAGGNPVLADFYASLRQKQLRIGVKAVSQQTDRAGDVLREHQLIVDALRSRSLDAAHQAIDAHLNSTRLAVIGY, from the coding sequence ATGATCCAGATGACCCCCGCTGCACAGTCGCAGCCAGAAGTGGCCTACCAATGGATGAAAAGCTTCATCTCAGCCCTGCCAAGGGAGGAAGAAACCTTCCTGAACGAGGCGGTCCTGGCCAAGACCACCGGTACGTCACGTACGCCCGTGCGCGAGGCATTGCTGCGCCTCGAAGCTGAAGGGTTCGTCAAACGGATCCCGCACAAAGGCGCTTTCGTGCCCCCCATCTCCGACCCCGACGTCCGGGCTATCCTGCAGGCCAGGTCCGTGGTGGAGAAATGGGCGGTCTCGGCACTGGAGAGCATGCTGGATGCCCAGATCGACGCATTCCAGCGCGTCATTGACCAGCAGCAGGAAGCCAAGGATGATCCCGCCCGGTTCATCGAACTGGATACCGAGTTCCACACCCTCATGGTCCGTGCCGGAGGTAATCCCGTCCTTGCCGATTTCTACGCTTCGCTCCGGCAAAAACAACTCAGGATCGGCGTCAAGGCAGTAAGCCAGCAAACGGACCGCGCAGGGGATGTCCTCAGGGAGCACCAGCTCATTGTGGATGCGCTGCGCAGCCGCAGCCTGGATGCGGCACACCAAGCGATCGACGCCCACCTGAACTCAACGCGCCTGGCGGTCATCGGCTATTAG
- a CDS encoding putative ABC-type sugar transport system, permease component (identified by match to protein family HMM PF00528) has protein sequence MKTQQSRSDDGLTAVVPATAPQQVVKRRRKPLTWDKVSFFAVFLGLPLAIYLLFVIWPFVQAFGYSLTDWSGFSPTQNFIGLENYAKIFTDDIFMKAMGNNILLVIFLPIITIILSLVLASLVTVGGSSKGQIKGLRNSSFYRVVSFFPYTIPAIAIGIMWGQIYDPSGGLLNGILTGLGFDQFKDFAWLGDKNTAMIATMFVIVWGFVGFYMVLFVAGIKGIPAELFEAARIDGAGRFRTAVSITIPLIRDNIQTAYIYMGILALDAFVYMAALNSGGGPDNSTLVMAQQLFFTAFSKGQFGLASAMGVVLAVATLIFSGLVFLVNRLTGGDKDVSL, from the coding sequence GTGAAAACTCAGCAGAGCCGGAGCGACGACGGGCTGACCGCCGTCGTTCCGGCCACGGCTCCGCAGCAAGTGGTTAAGCGGCGTCGGAAGCCGTTGACGTGGGACAAGGTCAGCTTCTTCGCGGTGTTCCTCGGACTACCGCTGGCGATCTACCTTTTGTTCGTGATTTGGCCTTTCGTTCAGGCGTTTGGATACTCGTTGACCGACTGGTCAGGTTTTTCGCCTACCCAGAACTTCATCGGTCTGGAGAACTACGCCAAGATCTTTACGGACGACATTTTCATGAAGGCCATGGGGAACAACATCCTCCTGGTCATCTTCCTCCCGATCATCACTATCATCCTCAGCCTGGTGCTGGCGTCCTTGGTGACGGTTGGCGGGAGCAGCAAAGGCCAGATCAAGGGCCTTCGGAATTCCAGTTTCTACCGTGTTGTGTCGTTCTTCCCGTACACCATCCCGGCGATCGCCATTGGCATCATGTGGGGTCAGATTTACGACCCCTCCGGTGGCCTGCTGAACGGCATCCTCACCGGGCTCGGCTTTGACCAGTTCAAGGACTTTGCCTGGCTGGGTGACAAGAACACGGCCATGATTGCCACTATGTTCGTGATCGTGTGGGGCTTTGTTGGCTTCTACATGGTGCTCTTTGTTGCCGGTATCAAAGGCATTCCTGCCGAGCTGTTCGAGGCCGCCAGGATCGATGGCGCGGGTCGTTTCCGCACTGCAGTGTCCATCACCATCCCTTTGATTCGGGACAACATCCAGACTGCCTACATTTACATGGGAATCCTGGCCTTGGACGCGTTCGTTTACATGGCGGCACTGAACTCGGGCGGCGGCCCGGACAACTCCACGCTGGTCATGGCACAGCAGCTGTTCTTTACCGCATTCAGCAAGGGACAGTTCGGCCTCGCCAGCGCCATGGGCGTCGTGTTGGCCGTTGCCACGCTGATCTTCTCCGGATTGGTCTTCCTGGTCAACCGGCTCACCGGCGGCGATAAGGATGTGAGCCTGTAA
- a CDS encoding putative GGDEF domain protein (identified by match to protein family HMM PF00990; match to protein family HMM TIGR00254), with amino-acid sequence MVLDAFSVRVALGVVTVTLLLLFCASFHRTRSPYAGWWSLALLEFMVGNAAFLLNGTPHQLWANPLGNVLVVAGAFSVWAGAKTLRNRKAAPWQLALGPAVTAVASFLENPGNNVWSGGLVYLAMMTLGIALAAYDLWFIKSSHSQVHKALSVAAGMLAVYYLCRWVVYALEGPASYTFRTYFGPGPSALISMVLLVTVSFSMTALTSDQLIKGLRERATRDHLTGLLNRGAFLDLATTELERLQSTGSGASVVLADLDHFKAVNDEHGHGAGDVALRAFAEACAGSVRSTDLIGRYGGEEFVLFLPGATQDRAENIASEISRRMAAMQTPEGVVFPTVSYGVTSSIPAVADLNFMIEVADAALYSAKAQGRNRIVGADRLEAATIADEARS; translated from the coding sequence ATGGTGCTCGATGCGTTCTCGGTAAGGGTTGCGCTTGGCGTAGTCACTGTCACACTCTTGCTGCTGTTCTGCGCCTCATTCCACCGCACACGCTCGCCGTACGCAGGCTGGTGGAGCCTCGCTTTGCTCGAGTTCATGGTGGGAAACGCGGCGTTCCTCCTCAACGGAACTCCCCACCAGCTGTGGGCCAACCCCTTGGGTAACGTCCTTGTGGTGGCTGGAGCCTTCAGCGTCTGGGCCGGAGCGAAGACCCTGAGGAACCGGAAAGCCGCACCATGGCAGTTGGCGCTTGGACCGGCCGTCACTGCGGTCGCGTCGTTCCTGGAAAACCCGGGAAACAATGTTTGGTCGGGCGGCTTGGTCTATCTGGCCATGATGACCCTGGGCATAGCACTTGCAGCGTATGACCTCTGGTTTATCAAGTCCTCGCACTCGCAAGTCCACAAAGCCCTGTCCGTGGCCGCGGGTATGTTGGCCGTCTACTACTTGTGCCGCTGGGTGGTCTACGCACTCGAAGGACCGGCCAGTTACACGTTCCGCACCTACTTTGGACCCGGACCGTCCGCACTGATATCCATGGTGCTTCTGGTCACCGTGTCCTTCAGCATGACGGCCCTTACCAGTGATCAACTCATCAAAGGCCTCCGTGAACGTGCCACCCGCGACCATCTGACGGGACTCCTCAACCGCGGAGCTTTCCTGGACCTTGCCACCACTGAACTTGAGCGTCTGCAATCCACGGGCTCGGGCGCATCCGTAGTCCTGGCGGACCTGGACCACTTCAAAGCCGTCAATGACGAGCACGGGCACGGGGCCGGGGACGTGGCCTTGCGGGCATTCGCTGAAGCCTGCGCCGGATCGGTCAGGTCCACGGACCTCATCGGACGGTATGGAGGGGAAGAGTTCGTCCTCTTCCTGCCGGGCGCAACGCAGGACCGGGCCGAGAACATCGCAAGCGAAATCAGTCGCCGGATGGCAGCCATGCAGACCCCCGAAGGTGTGGTTTTCCCCACCGTCAGCTATGGAGTAACGTCCAGCATCCCCGCTGTCGCAGACCTCAATTTCATGATCGAGGTAGCGGACGCAGCACTTTACAGCGCAAAGGCGCAAGGCAGAAACAGGATTGTAGGAGCCGACCGCCTCGAGGCGGCCACTATCGCGGATGAGGCACGATCATGA
- a CDS encoding hypothetical protein (identified by Glimmer2; putative) translates to MTFNELTTRIQIQHTQELSAFRQDITSAPYKAGTPTTLNADRRSVRMSPVQSVEDSNANLTIVADVEGLAWFTADKGLLGSCITVSIAGHRRNTGTRVHLPLAECDAWIEAILGGAWITHVYRAGNKVEPDGRLDIASYRLFLDERRNPVSKPQAVADSSLRRLEES, encoded by the coding sequence ATGACCTTCAACGAACTCACCACCCGGATCCAGATCCAGCACACCCAGGAACTGTCCGCGTTCCGGCAAGACATCACCAGCGCTCCCTACAAAGCAGGGACGCCCACAACGCTGAACGCGGACCGCCGCTCGGTCAGGATGAGCCCTGTTCAGTCGGTGGAGGACAGCAACGCGAATCTGACCATAGTGGCCGACGTCGAAGGCCTCGCCTGGTTCACCGCGGATAAGGGCCTCCTGGGCAGCTGCATCACGGTGTCCATCGCTGGTCATCGCAGGAACACCGGCACACGTGTTCACCTCCCGCTGGCAGAGTGCGATGCCTGGATTGAGGCAATCCTGGGCGGGGCATGGATCACCCACGTTTACCGCGCAGGAAACAAGGTGGAGCCCGACGGCAGGCTGGACATCGCTTCCTACCGGCTCTTCCTGGACGAACGCCGCAACCCCGTATCCAAGCCGCAAGCTGTGGCCGACTCATCATTGCGACGCCTGGAAGAGTCGTGA
- a CDS encoding putative antibiotic biosynthesis monooxygenase domain protein (identified by match to protein family HMM PF03992), translated as MIFIVVKFNVKPEWSERWMDLVADFTEATRAEPGNLWFDWSRSVDNTNEFVLVEAFQDDAAEAHVNSDHFKKAMADMPQALVETPHIISRQFEGSGWDRMGELTIA; from the coding sequence GTGATCTTTATTGTGGTTAAGTTCAACGTCAAGCCCGAGTGGTCCGAGCGCTGGATGGACCTGGTGGCCGACTTCACTGAGGCGACCCGCGCAGAGCCCGGCAACTTGTGGTTCGACTGGTCCCGCAGCGTGGACAACACGAACGAGTTCGTCCTGGTGGAAGCTTTCCAGGACGACGCCGCGGAGGCCCACGTCAATAGCGATCACTTCAAGAAGGCCATGGCAGACATGCCGCAGGCACTGGTGGAGACCCCGCACATCATCAGCCGCCAGTTCGAAGGCAGCGGCTGGGACCGCATGGGTGAACTGACCATCGCGTAG